The Neomonachus schauinslandi chromosome 4, ASM220157v2, whole genome shotgun sequence genome includes a region encoding these proteins:
- the CTXND2 gene encoding cortexin domain containing 2, whose product MDDSSLSSGVDVDKGFAIAFVVLLFLFLIVMIFRCAKLVKNPYEASSPTTEPSLS is encoded by the coding sequence ATGGATGATTCAAGCCTGTCCAGCGGTGTTGACGTAGACAAAGGCTTTGCCATTGCCTTTGTTGTTCTTCTATTTCTGTTCCTAATTGTGATGATTTTTCGCTGTGCCAAGTTGGTGAAGAATCCCTATGAGGCCAGCTCCCCAACCACAGAACCATCTCTGAGCTGA